The sequence below is a genomic window from Desulfobacteraceae bacterium.
GCGGCGTTTTTAAAATGTTCATTTTCTTTTGCGGAAAACGAACCAAAGGAAACCGCCCGCGGCGGGCCCTGTGGAACTCGCTTACGCTCAAACAGCCACAGGGCCTTTATCGCCGCCTGCTGCGATGCTCGGCCCGGGACGATGGGACAAACCCCCGGCGGCATGAAGCCTCAAAAATACGGCTGTCATTTTCGAAAAATGCCGTACCTTCGTGGATAGTGGTCGAGTTCCTTGAGAAGTGCGCACGGCCATGATCCTTTTAAAGTAGATGCGAGATTCGAATCGGCTGTGGTTGTCTTGGACCGCCGGATTGTCAGTTGAATTCCTCACCCTGCCATGCTATTTTGCCCCGAAATTTTCCTATCTTTAGGAAACGGGTCCCCCTGGCGGAGGAAGCGCGACCAGAGGAGGGCCGGCCGGGGCGCTGTCGCCCGACGGCCGTTGATTGCAACCGATGGATGAGAGAAGGAGGTCGTGATGCGAAAAAGTTTTGTAGCGGTAGGGGTCGCCCTGGCGGTGGTGCTGGCATTTTCGCCTTTTGGCTGGTCCGCGGAACAGACCATCAAGGTGGGCATCAACGCCCCGATCACCGGCGACATTCCCAAGGTCGGTGAAGGCACCAAGTTCGCCGCCCAGATGTGGCTGGAAGATGTCATGGCGGCCGGCGGTCTGGAGGTCGGCGGCAAGAAGTATCCGGTGGAGCTGGTGATCGAGGACAACGAGGCCAAAGCCGAATCGGCCGTCACGGCCAACACCAAGATGATCACCCAGGACGAGGTGCTGGTGATCGTCGGCCCCCAGTCCTCCAAGCAGGCCATACCTGCCGGGGATGTGGCCAACAACTACGCCACCCCGATGATCACCCCCTGGTCTACCAACCCCGACGCCACCAAGGACCGCCCCTTTGTCTTCCGCGGCTGTTTTCTCGACCCCTTCCAGGGGCCGGTGCTGGCCAATTTCATCACCGAGGAGTTCGGTTTCACCAAGGCCGCCGTGCTCTATGACGTGGCCAGCGACTACCCCAAGGGGCTGGCCGAGTTCTTCAAGGAAGCCTGGGAAAAGGTGCACGGCCCCGGCTCGGTGGTGGCCTTCGAGAGCTTCACCACCAAGGACGCCGATTTCAGCTCCCAGCTGACCAAGATCATCCAGTCGGGGGCCGAAGTTCTTTTCACCCCCCAGTACTACAACGAGGTGGCCCTGATCGTCCAGCAGGCCCATGAGCTGGGCTGGGACAAGCCCATCGTCGGCAGCGACAGCTGGGGCTCCGCCGAGACCGTGGAGCTCTGCGGCAAGGACTGCTACGGCCTTTTCTTCAGCACCCACTACGCCGCGGCCGGCGCCACCGGCGCCACCAAGGAGTTCATCGACCGTTACCAGCAGAAATACGGTTATGTGCCCGACGATGTGGCAGCTCTCACCTGGGACTCGCTGGGGATCGTCCAAACCGCCATTCAGAGCCTGGATCAGCTCAGCGGCGATCTTGAAAAAGACCGCAAGGCGGTGCGCGACGCCATGGCCCAGGTCAAGGAATTCGACGGCATCACCGGCAAGATGACCTTCACCGAAGAGGGCGACCCCATCAAGTGTGCCGTGATCGTCAAGATCAGCGACAAGGGCGAGTACACCTTCTACAAGTCCGTTTGCCCCTAAGCTCAATGCCGATCCGTCGGCGGGGGCGGGCAGGGGGCGGTGACCCCGCCGCCCGCCTGCCCCTGCGGTCGGCCTGCAGCCGAACACCCGGGGGCGGGCCGCAGCGACCATGCGCGGCCCGCCCCCGTCATCTGTCGGCAGCCCGCCGATTTTGCGCCGCGGCGTCCCGTCTAGGAGCCAACCCATGACGTTTTTCCTCCAGAACCTGGTCAACGCCCTGCAGTGGGGCAGCTTTTACGCCCTCATCGCGCTGGGCTACTCCATGGTCTACGGCATTTTGATGCTGTTCAATTTCGCCCATGGCGACATCTTCATGGTGGGAGCCTACATCGGCTTCGGGGTGGCCACTGGGCTCACCGCGCTGGCGGCCATGGGGATGCTGGCCCTGCCCAACTGGGTGATCCTGGTGCTGACCATCCTGATCTCCATGTTTCTGACCTCTTTTGTGGGGGTGCTGGTGGAGCGCCTCGGCTACCGGCCGC
It includes:
- a CDS encoding ABC transporter substrate-binding protein produces the protein MRKSFVAVGVALAVVLAFSPFGWSAEQTIKVGINAPITGDIPKVGEGTKFAAQMWLEDVMAAGGLEVGGKKYPVELVIEDNEAKAESAVTANTKMITQDEVLVIVGPQSSKQAIPAGDVANNYATPMITPWSTNPDATKDRPFVFRGCFLDPFQGPVLANFITEEFGFTKAAVLYDVASDYPKGLAEFFKEAWEKVHGPGSVVAFESFTTKDADFSSQLTKIIQSGAEVLFTPQYYNEVALIVQQAHELGWDKPIVGSDSWGSAETVELCGKDCYGLFFSTHYAAAGATGATKEFIDRYQQKYGYVPDDVAALTWDSLGIVQTAIQSLDQLSGDLEKDRKAVRDAMAQVKEFDGITGKMTFTEEGDPIKCAVIVKISDKGEYTFYKSVCP